The genomic DNA CGCCGGTCAGGATCGAGTTCTTCGGCGATTTCGTTGAGACGATCCGAACGTTCGATCCGCTGACCCAGCGGTCGCTGCATCCCCTTGAAGAGCTGGTCCTGCTCCCCTCCCGGGAGATCATCCTCAACCACGAGGTGATGCAGCAACTGCCGCCGCGGCTGAAAAAGCTGTGCGACTCTCTTGACATCCCGCTGCCCCGGCGGCGCGAGCTGCTGGAGCAATTGCAGAACGCCATTTATCCTCCCGGAGTCGAGTATCTCCAGCCACTGTTTCACCCCGATCTGGAGACCCTGTTCGATTACGTGGGCAGCGCCGCCATCAGGGTCTTGACCGACCCCGATGCCATAGATGCCTCAATTGAGAGGTTTGCCGGGGAGCTCGAACTTGCCGAAGCCAAGGCCCAGGAGCGCGAAGAGATTGTCTGCGAGCGAAGCGCCCTGTTCCTGCCTGGCGAGCAAGTGAAGGGTTTGATCGCAGCAGGGCCTGCTGTTTCACTGCCGACGCTCGAACTGCTTGACCAGAGCGTAACCACCACTGCCATCAAATGCCAGGACAACTCAGACTTGAGGCTGTCCCTGTCACCAGACAGCGAAGGGGTCCTCAAACCGCTGGTCGATAAGATTTCCGACTGGCTTGCCGACCAGCAGCGCGTCATGGTGATCTGCAGCCAGAAAGCCCAATCGCAGCGGCTTTACGATCTGCTTTCCCCCCACGGGCTGCCGGTGGCCCTTGACGAGAATCCTTTTCCCATACTGGTGGAGCGCCGGGATCGGCGAGTCTCGATCCTTACCGGAGACATTGCCCGAGGCTTTCGCCTGCCGGATGAGAAGCTCGTGGTGGTGGCGGAAGAGGAGATCTTCGGCCCCCGCTCACGGCGGCGAGGACTTACCGAGGCGCGCAAGAAGCAGATCCTCACCTCCCTGGCTGAACTGAAACCGGGCGACCATATGGTGCACCTCGATTTCGGCGTCGGCATCTACCGGGGTCTGCAACACCTGACCCTGGGTGATGTCGAAGGGGATTTTCTCCTACTTGAATACGCCGGCAGCGACCGACTGTACCTGCCGGTGGACCGGCTCAATCTGGTGCAGCGTTATGTGGGTGCCGAGGGGGTCGAGCCACATCTCGATAAGCTTGGCGGTGCCGGGTGGGAGAAGGCCAAGGCCAAGGCCCGCGCTGCAGTGGAAGAGATGGCCGGCGAACTGCTGAAGATCTATGCCGAGCGCCAGGTAAAGGAAGGGCATGCCTTTTCGCCGCCGGACGAGATGTTCAAAGAGTTCGAGGCCTCCTTTGCCTGGGATGAAACCCCTGACCAGATGGCGGCCATCGAGGATGTCTTGGCCGACATGCAGTCAGCCAAGCCGATGGACCGCCTGGTATGCGGCGATGTCGGCTATGGCAAGACCGAAGTGGCCATGCGCGGCGCCTTCAAGGCGGTGATGGACGGCAAGCAGGTGGCAGTGCTGGTGCCGACCACCATCCTGGCGCAGCAGCACCAGGAGACCTTCCTCAAGCGCTTTGCCGAATACCCGGTAACGGTCGAGATGCTCTCCCGCTTTCGAACCCCGAAGGAACAAAAAGAGACGCTGGCTCGGGTGGCCAAAGGGGAAGTCGATGTCGTCATCGGCACCCACCGGCTGCTGCAGGCAGATGTCCAGTTCAAGGACCTGGGGTTGCTCATCGTTGACGAAGAACAGAGGTTCGGGGTGGCGCACAAGGAGAAGCTCAAGAAATACCGTGCCACCGTTGACATCATGACCCTGACTGCCACTCCCATCCCGAGAACACTGTATATGTCGATGATGGGGATCCGCGACCTGTCGATCATCGACACTCCGCCGGTGGACCGGCTGGCGATCAAGACTTTTGTGGCCAGGTTCTCCGAAGAGCTGGTGCGTGAGGCGGTACTGCGCGAGCTGCGCCGCGGCGGCCAGGTATTTTTCGTCCACAACCGGGTACAGAGTATCGGCCTGATGCAGGAGCATCTGCAGCGGATCATTCCGGAGGCGAAGATCGCCGTCGGCCATGGCCAGATGGATGAAAAAGAGCTGGAAAAGGTGATGCTCGGCTTTATGCACGGCGAGACCAACCTGCTGCTCTGCACCACCATTATCGAGTCCGGACTCGATATCCCGACCGCCAACACCCTGATCATCAATCGCGCCGACTCCTTCGGCCTGTCCCAGCTTTACCAGTTGCGCGGGCGCGTCGGGCGCTCCAAGCAGCGGGCCTACGCTTACTTCCTGATCCCCGGCGAAGGGGCGATCTCCCAGGATGCCAGGGAGCGGCTTCGGATCATGCAGGAGATTACCGAGCTCGGGGCCGGGTTCCGGATCGCCACGCATGACCTGGAGATCCGCGGCGCCGGCGACCTGCTGGGGGGCAAGCAGTCGGGCCAGATTGCCGCAGTCGGTTTTGAACTGTATACCGAGATGCTGGAAGAGGCGGTTGACCAGATGAAAGGGGAAGAGCGTGAGATCAGGATCGAACCGGAACTGAAGCTGCGCGTGCCGGCCTTCATCCCCGAAGATTACGTGCCGCAACCGAACCTGCGGCTTATTCTCTACAAAAAGCTCACCCAGGCGCAGAACGAGGAGGACGTCGCCGATGTCGGCCAGGAGTTTGCCGACCGCTTCGGGCCGCTGCCGCCGGCAGTCACCTTCCTGATCGAGGTGATGAAAATCCGGATCATGCTGAAACAGCGGCTGATCCAGGAGATCGAGTTCGATGGCAGCCGTTTGCTGCTCTCGTTCCATCAAAAGACCGTGGTCTCGCCGGACACCATCATCGGCCTGGTCAGGAGCCAGCCCAAGAAGTACCAGTTTACCCCGGATTTCCGGCTCATTGCCGAACTGACGGACCGCTCATTCGACGGCATCCTCAGCGAGGCCAGAAATCTCTTGAAATGCCTTGGCCAGGTATGTTAGCGTGCCGCAGTTACCATAAAACCTTGTCGCAAGGAGTTTTAACGTGCCTAGAATTCTTAATAGTTTAGCGTTGGTCCTGGCCGGTGCCGCACTGATTGCCGGGTGCAACGCCAAGAAGGGCGAAGAAGGCCAAAAACCTGCAAAAAGTAGCGAGGAAGTGCTTGCCGAGGTAAGCGGCGCCACCATTACCACCGAAGATTTCAAAAAAGAGCTGGAGAATCTCCCTCCGTACCTCAAACCGATGACTGAGACCGCTGAAGGCAAGAAGGAAATGCTGGAAACCATGGTCATCCGGGAGTTGATCCTGCAGCAGGCCAAAAAGGACGGCATTGACAAGAGCCAGCTCGTGGCCGACAAGCTTGAAGATATCAAAAAACGCCTCGTGGTTGAGGCCTATCTAAAGAAGAAGGTCGAGGAGCAGTCCAACATCTCTGATGCCGATCTGCAGAAATTCTACGACGAGAACAAGGACAAGTTCAAAAGCGGCGACCAGATCAAGGCAAGCCATATCCTTGTAAAA from Geoanaerobacter pelophilus includes the following:
- the mfd gene encoding transcription-repair coupling factor encodes the protein MAGGASPAGRLSITGLRGSAPAWLLSRIMPATPVPLLVITPDSDAADELHRELSFYSGFQEGVLTFPAWESTPFEHASPHPDLTGRRLNTLFAITSGTAKVVIAPVTALCQRVLSRADLGKVSDYLLAGEEADREALLAKLVRLGYSHVPLVEDRGSFAARGGILDIFPPNLAAPVRIEFFGDFVETIRTFDPLTQRSLHPLEELVLLPSREIILNHEVMQQLPPRLKKLCDSLDIPLPRRRELLEQLQNAIYPPGVEYLQPLFHPDLETLFDYVGSAAIRVLTDPDAIDASIERFAGELELAEAKAQEREEIVCERSALFLPGEQVKGLIAAGPAVSLPTLELLDQSVTTTAIKCQDNSDLRLSLSPDSEGVLKPLVDKISDWLADQQRVMVICSQKAQSQRLYDLLSPHGLPVALDENPFPILVERRDRRVSILTGDIARGFRLPDEKLVVVAEEEIFGPRSRRRGLTEARKKQILTSLAELKPGDHMVHLDFGVGIYRGLQHLTLGDVEGDFLLLEYAGSDRLYLPVDRLNLVQRYVGAEGVEPHLDKLGGAGWEKAKAKARAAVEEMAGELLKIYAERQVKEGHAFSPPDEMFKEFEASFAWDETPDQMAAIEDVLADMQSAKPMDRLVCGDVGYGKTEVAMRGAFKAVMDGKQVAVLVPTTILAQQHQETFLKRFAEYPVTVEMLSRFRTPKEQKETLARVAKGEVDVVIGTHRLLQADVQFKDLGLLIVDEEQRFGVAHKEKLKKYRATVDIMTLTATPIPRTLYMSMMGIRDLSIIDTPPVDRLAIKTFVARFSEELVREAVLRELRRGGQVFFVHNRVQSIGLMQEHLQRIIPEAKIAVGHGQMDEKELEKVMLGFMHGETNLLLCTTIIESGLDIPTANTLIINRADSFGLSQLYQLRGRVGRSKQRAYAYFLIPGEGAISQDARERLRIMQEITELGAGFRIATHDLEIRGAGDLLGGKQSGQIAAVGFELYTEMLEEAVDQMKGEEREIRIEPELKLRVPAFIPEDYVPQPNLRLILYKKLTQAQNEEDVADVGQEFADRFGPLPPAVTFLIEVMKIRIMLKQRLIQEIEFDGSRLLLSFHQKTVVSPDTIIGLVRSQPKKYQFTPDFRLIAELTDRSFDGILSEARNLLKCLGQVC
- a CDS encoding peptidylprolyl isomerase codes for the protein MLNSLALVLAGAALIAGCNAKKGEEGQKPAKSSEEVLAEVSGATITTEDFKKELENLPPYLKPMTETAEGKKEMLETMVIRELILQQAKKDGIDKSQLVADKLEDIKKRLVVEAYLKKKVEEQSNISDADLQKFYDENKDKFKSGDQIKASHILVKDEKLAQEILGKLKAGGSFEELAKKNSMDSAGAKGGDLGWFSKGSMLPEFEKAAFSLKEGETSGIVKTKFGFHIIKLTGKRAAGQRAFAEVKDQIKAALLPTKQQEVFQKLKDELKKSSKYTIKEDVLKKMDGSGDGADKDKQPEAPKSAPPAPEKK